Within Diospyros lotus cultivar Yz01 chromosome 15, ASM1463336v1, whole genome shotgun sequence, the genomic segment CCAATTTCTTGAGTAATGTTACGTACTCATATTTTGTCCAAAAGTTAAATGAAGTTATGCTTTGATTTCTATTGCATCCATATGTATAAGTTTTTGCcccatatatgtatgtatatacataaataaaattgaagaagaaataatactgtaataaaattacataaagataaatttgataaGTAAATTTTAATGTGTAAGTACTCTAAATATTTACAAGTCAGTTATAGTacaacataaattaattacgtGAGCGCTTCTTGGTTTCTCGTTGGGTATCTATTGGTGCGATGGGTGGTACTACTGATGGTCCAGCCTCACTATAACTATGCGACGATGCTGGTTCATTAGGGTTACTGGCACCGAATATGATACCATGTACCTCAAAGCATGTCTGTCTCTATACATCCACTACCACTAAGGGTCCACCTGATATTACGCGATTGATTGTAGACAATACCACCATATTATGCTACATAGcacaattaaatcaaatttttattgtcgaaaataaaatatactaaaacaattaaaattgaattgttaATCTTACCATATTAGCCATGGAGAGCATATCCTGACGACCTATGTCAAATCCGGGCCTAAGTGTTAGGTTTTGTACAAATCTATGCGTGATGCATTGATACCATGGCCAATACTCGTCTGTACACTCCCATGGGAACTGAGCACGCCTACCGCATCGGATATCTGACAATAAATGACAATCCCATCGAGTCCAAGTATCatctataaaattataaattacctTATAGGCTGCTGTTGACGCACCTCGCCTTGCTTGAACAGGAGTTAATGGGGTTAGAGGTATATTCTAGACATGGCCAAACTGTCGGAGGACCTTCTCTGGATGGTATGGCTCAATAATATTTCCGCACTTCAGACAACCAGAGAAGAATGCAATCTCAGGTAATGGATGATGTGATCGATACCTCCCATATGACGTTCATATAACCTGCATGTGTTTTTgaatttcaatgtcataataatttaattaagttacaaAACATGACATGCAGACAAAGTACCTGATCAACTGCTAAATCATCAAGTTGCTCCCACATAGATTGCAACTTATCAGCATCTCGAACTGGTATCCAACTGTGAGCCCGTGGTAATTGGTCTGTATATGCTAAGTTGTGTTTATATCTACTAAATGGAAAGTGTTCGTATATCCATACCTGTATACATTTAATGTGAACAATTGTTAAGATGAGTTTAAGAACCTCAAATTATTATGGATGGAAATgtaaaatttagataattacCTCGAGCAATGTCAGGTATCCACTAACTTCTTTCGTATCTTTTTTGTTCGCTATACCTAGTTGTCTGTACAAATATGCCAAGCAAGCAGATCCCCATGAATACGTACCAGTTAGGTTTAAGTTGTCCAACAATGCCAAGTAAGCGATTGGAGCCAACGTTTCACTCTTATCCACGAATAATGTGCAACCTAGTAAAAATAACAAGTATGCTCTAGTAGCATTGTAGACCTCTTTGTTAGAAGATATATCTGGTACATTCATGAATGTGTTTCTCATCCATTTTTTCTTCACATACGGTCCTCGACTCTCTGCTACCTATCTTGCTGCTACATCTACTGAAACCCCCAATAAACGACACAACAGTTCACAGACTTCAGTAATTGTCAAATGTGGAATAGATATAGGCCTACCAGTTATTGGGATCTTCAAAATAGCAGCAACATCATCTAATGTGATCGTCATCTCGTCGACCAGTAGATGAGATGTGTTGGTCTTGGGCTGCCATCTCTCTACAAAAACTGATACCACCgtagaatttataaaaagataCATGCAATCTATGAGTAGTGCCAATTTAGATCCAACAACAATTTCACGAACTCGTTGCTGATTAGCCAACGACCATTGAGGAATTCTTTGTCCTTGGCTTCTGAAATTCAATAATCCTCTCTCctgttataaaaattaaataaacaattaataaatttatagtaaCTAATCAATATGTAAAATCTATTTTAAACTTACCTCTCCAATCTAGATGGCAAAAGcaatatgatttttaaaacttttaaaattgaCGAATCCTCAGGGCCTCCCAGAAATGGTCCTAAAATATCTTCTTCCAATGGGTGCTCAGGAGCACTAGTAGATGGTGGGCCCGAAACAACTACATATGACTGTTCAGGAACGTCTATTCCCGACTCTAGAATATGGTGATCAGTCAGAGGCTGATCCCCATGAGATTCAACCTTTCTCCTCCTCGTGGAATATCGGACGTTGGCGAGGTAGAGATGAGTCAGCTCCCTGTGCTCTAGCTCCTCGAGTACGTGCTATTTGTAAGAAATGTGTTAcctattacaaaaataaaactacaataGTGTATAAATTagacatttaatttatttcaaaatattaaacatttttaaatgtcaaaacttttatttaaaaattatttctgaatatcagaatttaaaaacttcacattttataaataaagttcaaatataaaaaattaattttatttaaattaaataaatattaaaaaattaaaggtgGCAGCCCCGCCACCCACGACGACCGGTGGTGGTGTCCTCAACCGCCTTGGCGAGGGGTTGCAGAAGCCTCGACCCTAGGTGGTCAGGGACCTGTCGAGTCCCCGACTGGGCTACGTCGGGGATTCGAGGAATCCCTGACAGCCTGCGGTCGGGGACTCCTCGAGTCCTCGACTGGGATCTATCGGGGATTTGAGGAATCCCTGACAGCCCGCGGTCGGGAACCCCTTGAGTCCCCGACAAATCCCAGTTGGGAACTCAAGGGGTCCCCGACCGCCTAGGGTCTGGGCTTCCTCGAACCCCCGATGAGCGATGACAGGGTTTGAGGAAGCCCCGACCAAATTGAGCGATGTCAAGGGCTCCTCGAACTCTGACTAGCGGCAATCGGGGGTTTGGGAACCACACAATTGCTGCAGATCTGGGCGGTTGTTCAGCCTCCACCGCCGACCCATCGGCCAGCAACCTCCAACCAAAAGAAAATGCACACTTACCTGATTTTGCAGTCTTCGGCCTGAAACTTCTTGCCGTCGATTGTGTTTTAGAGACACTGACTGTAAGGGGGGAGCATGTAGAAGAAATAAGCGCAAACTTGGGATAAATTTGGTTTTGTGGGCTGCCCTGAGTTATTAATAATGACTGtaagaagtaaaaataaaaataaaattaacgtGGGCTCTAAACAGCAATTCGGTGGGCTcggaatagaatttcccatatTATTAATCACCGGAAGAAAAAGCACCAAAATGGTAAAGTAGAATGTAGTTCCACTATATAGCAGTGTCTCTTTGCTCTTTGtagcataaaaaaaatatttctacctATTCAATAGAAGGTTTATGCTGTTTGTTAATTACCAGAAGCAGAGATAACAGTTGAGAAGTAAGAGTGAGagcatattttaatttttaagacaAATTAGTAGAATAAAAGTGAAGGTGAAGCAATACTTCAAAGAGAATGCATAGAACTACTCAAGGATAATCATTGTCAAGTTCTTCAGAAAATGTATCAACATGGCTGCAAATCATATTACCCATGCATACACTATTCGTAACCGATTAGAAGGAAGTTTAGGGAATAAGCATCCCTTGTTAATGAAATTATGTAATTGATAACCTTTATGTTCTTTGATTTTCTGTTACTGCAATCTTTAAGTCTCATTGTCCTCACCATTCATCAACGGAATTGAACAAGGTGTGTGGCCTGAATCAAAAAGCCTCAGTGATGAAGAAAACGGACCAATTCCATCAAAGTGGAAGGGAATCTGTCAAAATGGTGCAGATGCTACCTTTCACTGCAACAGGTTAGATCCCTTAATCACTCTGCACATTATCTCTATGTAGGCACTCTTTCAAGGTGTTTTtcttaaaagatattttatagAATTCACATGTTGATTCTCAGAACCATTTGCTTAACTGCACAAACAACATCGCCAGAGCCCCCGACTTGAAAATGGTCGGCAACGGAATCCCATATTTTCCTCTGCCAAACAGACCTTTCAAGAACGCCCAGGAACACAGCACCACATACACACTGCAAACAACCTCCCCTATCCCGAACCCATCTTCGCCGGGGGTAAGGCGGAACCCTAGCAATCCAGCAGCCAGGGCCGCCAGGTTTATCAACAAGATGGTGGTGCCGGGGATGAAGATAGGGGAGTCGTTGAATGTAAACCTCCCGGCGTTGGCGTCAGTGTTGTCGCCGGCAGCTGGCTGGTCCTTTTGGGTGACTTCGAAAACGGTGTCTGATATTCCGAGGAGCTTGAGGCCTACGCTCAAAGCTCCGAAGAACCAGGCGTTCATGGCGGTGATCTTCCACATTCTCTGGTTGTTCCACCATGCGCGGATTGAGAGTCCAGCTCGCAGATACTCAGATAGAGTGTAGAAGTTGTAGatgaggaagatgaagatggtTGTCAAGAAGCCTGGTTGTCCCTTCTGCATTATgagaaaatatacataatttacaGGAACTTACTAAAGTAGAAatcgttatttcaattactattACGGATCATTTAAAAACAAATGCTAGAATGGAccaatttatgaaattaatcaTCATGCAATGATCAATGATCATGGACATTGGATCCACATCTCATCAAAAGCAATTGCCAATGGTAACATAACAgttgtaattataaatttttttaataattttaattcagTGTGccaatattaaatttgtttacatAATTTATATCCAATGAAACtactttcaaaactttttctaGGCTGACCTTGGGCAAGAAATAAGTATCAGCGATGATACAGTAGGCCGGCAAAGCTGCGTAGCATAGCTCGGGAATGGACCGGATGGCCCACAAAAGGACATATAAGTAGGCCAAGCCTTGCCGGAACTGGAGCCTCCTTTTGAGCATAAGGATAGGTGGGCTTTTTGGGCCGAGCAGAACTTCAAGCAGCCCAGTGGCCCACCTCTTATGTTGGATCATGGCTGCGGGGCCACCAGAGGGTGCACAACCCAAGAACGCTGGCGGGTCGGGTGTGCAGTAGGTGGATCTCCAACCCCTCCCCTGAATGGAAAGCCCAGTATGCATGTCTTCTGTTGTAGATCCGTACATCCATCCAACCTTTGAAGGACATAAAGTTTagaataatttacttaataaattatttggaaTAAAGTAAATGACCTCAAAATGGCAACGGGCTGCTTTCTTAGGATATGTTTTATGGCTCTATTTGGTGAGGAAGCTCTCACCTCACTGCCCCATTTGGTGCCATACTCATAGCCACAGCCAGCAACGATGTGAGCTGCATCCATGCAACTCGACAAATCCCCTTCCGATGAACCACCAATCATCAGCCCTGACAGTGTCTCCGCAGCTAATGCGGTGAACTCTATTGAGCTCCCATAAACGCTCTTCGATGCCTCAATGTTGCGCAGCTTTCCTATCACCAAGGGCACAggcaaattattaaaaaaaaaagtactatGCTTGAGATTtgacctcttttttttttaattaaatatataaatttaattcattaattattttttatttataactaCACTGATTAAGAAACTAGAATAGAGCGTTTCTCACCGTTGATTTGCTCGTCGTCTGGAGATAATCCATAAATGACTTTTCTCCTGTGAAAGCAGTTTGTTCCTTGATAGAAAGGTCCTTGAATCCCCACTATTCCATATCCCAGGTACTGAAACAAGACACTTCCAGTGAATACTATAGAACTGTTTTAATTAGTGGTTTATTCAAAGTTTTCATTCGTTGtagtttgaaaataaaaatgaaaacaaatttaaaaaaaaatacactctACATTCTTGAGACGTGGAAGAAGTATGTCGCATAAgtctcatattttaaaaatgacaagACTATATCTACTGTTCAAGGATTGAATAATCTATTTTTTGTCGTTATGTTTACTCGGGATATCTTtgacattttataataaatttatatgaaaccCCTATCATTTGGCTAACAAAAGGAAGATTAATGCATTAATTTCAACTTTGAGATACGTACATACtgttatttaagaaaattttagggtAGTTGAGCCTAactttctttgaaaaaattacttcaaatgttTCTTAAAAGATGCAAACCTTGAACAAAACCTCCATTCGATTTCCAAATGGGTCATCCTTCAATCCATCATAGAAGCTTTGAGGAGACTGAACATATCCACAATCCCTCTCATTCTTGATGTCCATAAAGAAACACATGGCATGAAGAATAATTTGGGGGTTATTAACGTGCATGTCACAGTCTAGATTTAGCATGATTGGAGCATTTGTCATCACTCCTGAAACTCTTGTCTGTTAATATCATAATACAAACAATAATATTAGATCAACAATTAAGGAAGAAACGAAACAAAAAAAActtatggattttttttaaattcatacaaAGTTTGccaatatttataaattgagaagaaaaaaaaacaaccatATTAAGTGacttattttcacaaaaataaacttttctatactttggtgatttttttttttttatagaaaaaaaagtaTCCTTCTCTATAAAAGTAGACATCTATGAAAATAGGTTTATGGTGTAAACAATAAGGAATATAAGTCGAAGTTCTTACAAGCACATTCATGGCGCCAGCTTTGAAATTATGTGAGTGATGAGGCCGTTTTTCTCTGGAAATGTAGATAAGATGTGGCATTGATCCATCTTTTGAAGGATGATCCTTGTTCTCCCATAtaacctaattaattaaaagactatgaattaatcaagtaattaggaataaaaatattttattggttGATTAGATAGAGGCTGCCTTTAGTGGGGGTACGCACGTAAAGAGAGTAAGATGTCTGTTGGCGACAACATAAATGGACTAAAGGTTCAATCAAATCATTCAGTGTTTTTGCGACTTATATATAATTGGTTAGATAGATTGATCATAGATTGATTTGTGGCCAACAAGGTATATATGGTGAAATACCTTAACTATGGAAGGGTGATTTCCACGTTGTATGTTGGA encodes:
- the LOC127791962 gene encoding cellulose synthase-like protein H1, which gives rise to MASPASSLPLYQRFTRRNYISRTIEVAILFLLLYLLLHRLLSPRIHGFAWLLAFLCESWFTFTWVLVVSTKWKQVEFKTYPQRLLQRKVELPPVDMFVTTADPVLEPPILTVNTVLSLLAVDYPPDKLACYVSDDGGSPLTLYSLVEASKFARLWVPFCKKHGIQLRAPFRYFSSQSSSSQDASPEFRKERKKIQYEYEHLCQIIEDASRRPLPCELVGDFKDFSNIQRGNHPSIVKVIWENKDHPSKDGSMPHLIYISREKRPHHSHNFKAGAMNVLTRVSGVMTNAPIMLNLDCDMHVNNPQIILHAMCFFMDIKNERDCGYVQSPQSFYDGLKDDPFGNRMEVLFKYLGYGIVGIQGPFYQGTNCFHRRKVIYGLSPDDEQINGKLRNIEASKSVYGSSIEFTALAAETLSGLMIGGSSEGDLSSCMDAAHIVAGCGYEYGTKWGSEVGWMYGSTTEDMHTGLSIQGRGWRSTYCTPDPPAFLGCAPSGGPAAMIQHKRWATGLLEVLLGPKSPPILMLKRRLQFRQGLAYLYVLLWAIRSIPELCYAALPAYCIIADTYFLPKKGQPGFLTTIFIFLIYNFYTLSEYLRAGLSIRAWWNNQRMWKITAMNAWFFGALSVGLKLLGISDTVFEVTQKDQPAAGDNTDANAGRFTFNDSPIFIPGTTILLINLAALAAGLLGFRLTPGEDGFGIGEVVCSVYVVLCSWAFLKGLFGRGKYGIPLPTIFKSGALAMLFVQLSKWF
- the LOC127791691 gene encoding protein MAIN-LIKE 2-like, with protein sequence MTITLDDVAAILKIPITGRPISIPHLTITEVCCTLFVDKSETLAPIAYLALLDNLNLTGTYSWGSACLAYLYRQLGIANKKDTKEVSGYLTLLEVWIYEHFPFSRYKHNLAYTDQLPRAHSWIPVRDADKLQSMWEQLDDLAVDQCGNIIEPYHPEKVLRQFGHV